A single window of uncultured Methanospirillum sp. DNA harbors:
- a CDS encoding zinc ribbon domain-containing protein — protein MSTINGVCQSCGMPFASPADLGTEADGTPSAQYCTYCYQNGKFTEPDATVDQMAEKSGAIISQMFEMPLDKAKELSRTQIQNLVRWSGRVIPTCESCGMHLVSDQDAGTEKDGTPSTRYCTYCYQKGAFTEPELTKETMIQKYAAMFAAQNGMPVDKAEQMVSQFTSTLPRWQ, from the coding sequence ATGAGCACAATAAACGGAGTCTGCCAGAGCTGTGGAATGCCATTTGCTTCACCTGCTGATTTGGGGACCGAAGCGGATGGAACACCCTCGGCACAGTACTGTACCTACTGCTACCAGAACGGAAAATTTACTGAACCTGATGCAACAGTAGACCAGATGGCTGAGAAGTCAGGGGCGATCATCTCACAGATGTTTGAGATGCCCCTTGACAAGGCAAAGGAGCTGAGCAGGACACAGATTCAGAACCTGGTCCGCTGGAGCGGTAGAGTCATCCCAACATGCGAGAGCTGTGGAATGCACCTCGTTTCAGACCAGGATGCAGGAACCGAGAAGGATGGAACACCGAGCACCCGGTACTGTACATACTGTTATCAGAAAGGAGCTTTTACTGAACCGGAACTTACCAAAGAGACCATGATACAGAAGTATGCCGCGATGTTTGCAGCTCAGAATGGTATGCCTGTTGACAAGGCAGAACAGATGGTAAGCCAGTTCACCAGTACCCTCCCCAGATGGCAGTAA
- a CDS encoding VOC family protein produces the protein MIKYHSVVLICRDLQISRTFYQELFDLTIELEIEGLTTFIGGISLWDRAFASGLLYKGADISKPPERPGQEIYFETDEIDAFFSRITSRGVKLLHPIEKTPWQQRTVRFFDPDENLIEVGESMEEVIRRIAREGHTPEEVADLTFMPIEIIRAVLTQELS, from the coding sequence GTGATCAAGTACCATTCAGTGGTTTTAATCTGCAGGGACCTACAGATCAGCCGCACATTTTACCAGGAACTCTTTGATCTTACCATAGAACTTGAGATCGAGGGACTAACAACCTTCATTGGAGGAATATCACTCTGGGACCGGGCGTTTGCATCAGGACTCCTGTACAAAGGAGCAGACATATCAAAACCACCAGAGAGACCGGGACAGGAGATCTACTTTGAGACAGATGAAATAGATGCATTCTTCAGCAGGATCACCAGCAGAGGAGTAAAACTCCTTCACCCGATCGAGAAGACTCCCTGGCAGCAGAGGACTGTGCGGTTCTTTGATCCTGACGAGAACCTGATCGAAGTTGGAGAGTCCATGGAAGAGGTGATCAGAAGAATTGCACGGGAGGGACACACACCTGAAGAGGTTGCTGACCTGACCTTTATGCCGATTGAGATCATCAGGGCGGTTCTGACCCAGGAACTGTCATAG
- a CDS encoding YqhA family protein has product MIKGINQHLEKDFESRVLNPIEYWLWKFRYITLLAVFFCGFASIALFIMGTLEILTPVKEIILTAPGIITNHEMISNEDILKDFIGALDLYLIAVFFLIFSFGLYELIISKIDIARDSADDVDHPLLQITSLDELKSKIIKVIIIILIVAFFKNVISMKMVVVSDALMLALAILALCIGSYFLTKGH; this is encoded by the coding sequence ATGATTAAAGGTATTAATCAGCATCTTGAGAAGGATTTTGAATCCCGGGTTCTGAACCCAATCGAGTACTGGCTCTGGAAGTTCAGGTACATCACCCTTCTGGCAGTTTTTTTCTGCGGTTTTGCATCCATTGCACTCTTCATCATGGGAACACTGGAGATCCTGACCCCTGTAAAGGAGATAATCCTCACTGCTCCGGGAATCATCACAAATCACGAGATGATAAGCAATGAGGATATTTTAAAGGATTTTATCGGTGCACTCGATCTCTACCTGATCGCGGTCTTCTTCCTGATCTTCAGTTTTGGTCTGTATGAACTGATCATCTCCAAAATTGACATCGCCCGTGACTCTGCTGACGATGTGGATCATCCGCTTCTACAGATAACCTCGCTTGATGAGCTGAAGAGCAAGATCATCAAGGTTATCATCATCATCCTCATCGTTGCGTTCTTCAAAAATGTCATCTCAATGAAGATGGTTGTCGTATCAGATGCTCTTATGCTTGCCCTCGCAATTCTTGCACTCTGCATCGGCTCGTATTTCCTGACAAAAGGGCATTGA
- the uvsE gene encoding UV DNA damage repair endonuclease UvsE — translation MKIGYPCINRSIDCSSGRTFRLESYSDERLITTVAGNLTCLKRILEWNCENKIRFFRITSDIIPFASHPVCTFLWKIHFHDELEEIGHFIRESGMRISMHPDQFIILNSPDEKVVSRSIDELMYHAELLDGMNLDRTAKIQLHVGGVYGDPEQSIARFIRTYKSLDPSVQNRLVVENDDQRFTAADCLKIHEETGIPVLFDVFHHTCKNSGEDTGEMLKMTGKTWSRSDGIPMTDYSSQHPEKRAGSHTEHIDPDDFRNFLRVSSPFDIDIMLEIKDKEKSAIEAVAIAGSDPRFS, via the coding sequence ATGAAGATCGGATATCCCTGTATCAACAGAAGCATAGATTGCAGTTCTGGAAGAACATTCAGGCTGGAATCGTATTCAGATGAGAGGCTGATTACAACCGTTGCAGGGAATCTGACCTGTCTGAAGAGAATCCTTGAGTGGAACTGTGAGAATAAAATCAGATTCTTCAGAATAACATCAGATATAATTCCCTTTGCGTCACATCCGGTCTGTACTTTTCTCTGGAAAATACACTTTCATGATGAACTGGAAGAGATCGGACACTTCATCAGGGAATCGGGAATGCGGATATCGATGCACCCGGACCAGTTCATCATTCTCAATTCTCCTGATGAAAAGGTGGTGTCGCGGAGTATAGACGAACTCATGTACCATGCCGAACTGCTTGATGGCATGAACCTGGACAGGACTGCAAAGATCCAGCTCCATGTCGGTGGTGTCTATGGTGATCCAGAGCAGAGCATCGCAAGATTCATTCGCACCTATAAGAGCCTTGATCCGTCCGTACAAAACCGTCTCGTGGTTGAGAACGATGATCAGCGGTTCACAGCTGCCGACTGCCTGAAGATACATGAGGAGACAGGCATACCGGTCCTCTTTGACGTTTTTCATCACACCTGCAAGAATTCCGGTGAAGATACCGGGGAGATGCTGAAGATGACAGGTAAAACCTGGAGTCGGAGCGACGGGATACCCATGACTGATTACAGTTCCCAGCACCCGGAAAAACGTGCAGGGAGCCATACCGAACATATAGATCCTGATGATTTCAGAAATTTTCTCAGGGTCTCAAGCCCGTTTGACATCGATATCATGCTTGAGATAAAGGACAAGGAGAAGAGTGCAATCGAAGCAGTAGCAATCGCAGGGTCAGATCCCAGGTTCTCCTGA
- the ftsA gene encoding coenzyme F390 synthetase, translated as MNSNRYYRESLETMDRGNLDDLIDERIHHTVTYANEHSPFYRKWFKTHRIDPDTIRSHDDLLSLPMITGADIRAHQPPNMEEFGFKSTSWEKIFTIHETSGTSGVPKSYFLTWDDWKRFAEKYARIFVSQGIGPGDRVIVCASYGMNVGANTMTLAARNIGFTIIPTGKCTFPLRVITNYRPTGIVGSVFKFLKLAEKMKAEGIRPEDSGIKRLIIGGEAYAEESKAYLTELWGCDVFNTYGSTEGTMCGQCSARQGLHVPEDLVHMDIYDDQMKDFVNDGECGRIVLTTLLPEGESCGTILINYDTEDTTVVTSRDTCACGRTHMKIYSPQREAETFWVQGTPLNRVDIERGVFQRENMEYLSGEYEAFLYSGGDDEKTVMRVSMEAKDPKPSETDLITETFLKSFFAAKPGMFQHYKDGTLSVTFNITPPGGLELSTLPGRPKRLVDRR; from the coding sequence ATGAACAGTAATCGGTACTACCGTGAGTCTCTTGAAACGATGGATCGGGGGAACTTGGATGATCTCATCGACGAGCGGATTCATCATACGGTCACATATGCAAACGAACACTCTCCTTTTTACAGAAAATGGTTTAAAACACATCGTATAGATCCCGATACCATTCGCAGCCATGATGATCTCCTCTCACTTCCGATGATCACGGGAGCAGATATCCGTGCCCACCAGCCCCCGAACATGGAGGAGTTTGGGTTTAAGAGTACATCCTGGGAAAAAATCTTCACCATTCATGAGACGAGCGGGACGAGCGGAGTGCCGAAGAGCTACTTCCTGACATGGGATGACTGGAAGCGGTTTGCTGAAAAATATGCACGAATCTTTGTATCACAGGGCATAGGGCCCGGAGACCGGGTTATCGTCTGTGCATCGTACGGGATGAATGTGGGTGCAAACACCATGACTCTCGCAGCCCGCAACATTGGATTTACCATCATCCCGACCGGAAAGTGTACCTTCCCGCTCAGGGTGATTACGAACTATCGTCCCACAGGAATCGTAGGTAGTGTCTTTAAATTTCTCAAGCTTGCCGAGAAGATGAAGGCAGAAGGCATCAGACCTGAAGACTCTGGAATCAAGAGACTTATCATCGGCGGAGAGGCATATGCTGAAGAGTCAAAGGCGTACCTCACCGAATTGTGGGGCTGTGATGTCTTCAACACCTACGGAAGTACAGAAGGCACGATGTGCGGTCAATGTTCTGCCAGACAGGGACTTCATGTTCCCGAAGATCTGGTTCACATGGACATTTACGATGATCAGATGAAGGATTTTGTCAATGATGGTGAATGCGGGCGTATCGTTCTGACAACCCTTCTCCCTGAAGGTGAGTCGTGCGGAACGATCCTGATCAACTATGATACTGAAGACACCACTGTTGTCACTTCCCGTGATACATGTGCCTGCGGGAGAACCCATATGAAGATCTACAGTCCCCAACGTGAAGCAGAAACCTTCTGGGTACAGGGAACACCTCTGAACAGGGTTGATATTGAGCGGGGAGTGTTTCAGAGGGAGAATATGGAGTATCTCTCCGGGGAGTACGAGGCTTTCCTCTATTCCGGTGGTGATGATGAGAAGACAGTGATGCGGGTGAGCATGGAAGCAAAAGACCCGAAACCGTCTGAAACTGACCTGATAACTGAAACCTTCCTGAAATCGTTCTTTGCGGCAAAGCCAGGCATGTTTCAGCATTACAAGGATGGAACACTGTCTGTGACATTCAATATCACACCGCCAGGGGGACTTGAACTCTCAACTCTTCCCGGGCGTCCAAAAAGGCTGGTAGACAGGAGATGA
- a CDS encoding cache domain-containing protein, with protein sequence MRRALIFLCFVIGITLFSHTYAEQTDTDNDSRHQDMMDLIGRVSDEITTGLMVVEHENEKSSMALSSGTRAGENATAVLNKKVASIPFAHSSLVIEPSGLVTAAAPAEYQNLVGVYLNDSAVTTAHAKKEPVLSDIFLLKEGFYGVSFSYPIFSSENEYLGYTDVTFRPEEFLRQYIIPLVEQKRYDIMIVQPNGQIVYESNEEEIGRDALTDPLYSDPTLHQAAVNITAQKSGVSSYQFWNKNWNKSVLREAVWDTLEYDNQKWRIVVIGDIDESQPDAVLTNENPGSENPDLNSSIASLNDFMANATDFAAEEGQTEACNVFNNLSGPYVAGDRYIFAYDMDGTARALPYQPGFIGKNRMNLTDVNGFAILPAMIDLAREGGGYIYFVYPNPAQNYTPMLKLFQIKPVDENWFIGSGIYLPKINASIPQQNLTGLVGRVKNASTHVDDVGKEQALADFNDRNGTYADGGDYIFAYGYDGTTLALPHQPELIGTDRSDYTDQFGCPIIRMEINAAKRGGGYVYVVYGNPDTGKNEVKLCYVSPVGDDWLVGSGIYTGQNLIE encoded by the coding sequence ATGAGAAGGGCTCTGATCTTCCTTTGTTTTGTGATCGGTATCACTCTGTTCTCGCATACATATGCAGAGCAGACTGATACGGACAATGACTCCAGACACCAGGATATGATGGATCTCATCGGAAGAGTATCTGATGAGATAACAACAGGCCTCATGGTGGTCGAACATGAGAACGAGAAGAGTTCAATGGCACTCTCAAGCGGCACACGTGCAGGCGAGAATGCTACCGCAGTCCTGAACAAGAAGGTTGCTTCAATTCCATTTGCCCACTCCTCACTTGTAATAGAGCCTTCAGGACTTGTGACGGCAGCTGCACCGGCAGAGTACCAGAACCTTGTTGGCGTCTATCTCAACGATTCTGCAGTTACAACCGCACATGCAAAGAAGGAACCAGTACTGAGTGACATCTTCCTTCTCAAAGAGGGATTTTATGGTGTTTCGTTCAGTTATCCGATCTTCTCGTCAGAGAATGAGTACCTGGGTTATACCGATGTCACCTTCAGACCAGAAGAGTTCCTAAGGCAATACATCATTCCTCTCGTCGAGCAGAAGAGGTATGATATCATGATCGTCCAGCCCAACGGACAGATCGTGTACGAGAGCAATGAAGAAGAGATTGGCAGAGATGCCCTGACTGATCCCCTGTATTCTGATCCAACCCTCCACCAGGCTGCAGTGAACATAACAGCACAGAAGTCAGGTGTCTCGTCGTACCAGTTCTGGAATAAGAACTGGAATAAGTCAGTGCTGAGAGAGGCGGTCTGGGATACTCTGGAGTATGATAACCAGAAGTGGCGAATAGTTGTTATCGGTGACATTGACGAGTCACAGCCTGATGCAGTCCTGACAAATGAAAACCCGGGCAGCGAGAACCCTGACCTCAATAGCTCGATTGCTTCACTGAATGACTTCATGGCTAATGCCACTGATTTTGCAGCAGAAGAAGGTCAGACAGAGGCCTGCAATGTATTCAATAACCTTTCTGGCCCGTATGTCGCAGGAGATCGATACATCTTCGCCTACGATATGGATGGGACAGCACGTGCACTGCCTTACCAGCCAGGGTTTATCGGAAAGAACAGGATGAATCTCACCGATGTAAACGGATTTGCGATCCTTCCCGCAATGATTGATTTAGCCAGAGAAGGTGGCGGTTACATCTACTTTGTCTATCCGAATCCTGCACAGAATTACACCCCAATGCTCAAACTTTTCCAGATAAAACCAGTTGATGAGAACTGGTTTATCGGTTCCGGGATTTATCTTCCAAAAATCAATGCATCAATACCACAACAGAATCTCACCGGGCTTGTAGGCAGAGTGAAAAATGCCTCAACTCACGTAGATGATGTCGGAAAGGAGCAGGCACTTGCTGACTTCAATGACAGAAACGGTACGTATGCTGATGGCGGAGATTACATCTTTGCGTATGGCTATGACGGAACCACCCTCGCTCTCCCCCATCAGCCTGAACTGATCGGCACAGACCGGTCAGATTACACCGACCAGTTCGGATGCCCGATCATCAGAATGGAGATCAATGCAGCAAAGCGAGGCGGCGGATATGTGTATGTGGTCTATGGCAACCCTGATACCGGCAAAAACGAGGTGAAACTCTGTTATGTCAGTCCTGTCGGAGATGACTGGCTCGTTGGGTCGGGGATCTACACCGGACAGAATCTTATTGAGTAA
- a CDS encoding chemotaxis protein CheW — protein MAIAANQQDSSGGIGAAAGNDEVQVVEFLIGEDKFAVNLFDVREIVEASKITPLPHASSYIRGIIDLRGEITTIVDLRHLLRIKKAGDNNSEDLRFIVLDESVTDGKTGVVVDEVTSVLTVAVADIDQNSHGAGDESYILGVIKKEVGERGESKKELVIWIDICGLIKQAGGISQ, from the coding sequence ATGGCCATAGCAGCAAATCAACAGGACAGTTCCGGCGGAATCGGGGCAGCGGCCGGGAACGATGAGGTACAGGTTGTTGAATTTCTTATCGGAGAGGATAAGTTCGCAGTCAATCTCTTTGATGTCAGGGAGATTGTAGAAGCGAGTAAGATAACACCCCTTCCACATGCATCATCATATATCAGGGGTATCATCGATCTGCGAGGAGAGATCACAACCATCGTTGATCTCCGCCACCTGCTCAGAATAAAGAAGGCGGGCGACAACAACAGCGAAGACCTCAGGTTCATTGTGCTCGATGAGTCGGTAACAGACGGGAAGACCGGAGTTGTTGTCGACGAGGTCACTTCCGTGCTCACGGTCGCGGTTGCTGATATCGACCAGAACTCTCACGGGGCAGGTGACGAGTCATACATTCTTGGTGTCATTAAGAAAGAGGTCGGAGAGCGGGGAGAGAGCAAGAAGGAACTTGTGATCTGGATAGATATCTGCGGGCTCATCAAGCAGGCCGGTGGAATCAGTCAGTAA
- a CDS encoding methyl-accepting chemotaxis protein, whose product MTESISDTGQRGEMERMKQEIEELRSHQRESDFIFTQNPNPILIWSRDLKVVGVNDAFIKATGWSREKSMSATLHDFVYLDKKGEGLAETVKDRTPKVGEATFQFPSGIVTWVRHTIPILDNTGDIDKILSVYNDITEIKKLQQQADSIIDQNPLPILHFNPSFEIQQANIAFCELSGYSKEQLLSMKVSDMKILSMVGQGSKAAIQEKKRCKCELVMDFPSGRKEMVGNTIPLIDERGNVTSAFGVYIDVTEEHRQAHENLILQRRSASIIDDNPFPFILWNPELKVVEMNPAAFHLMGFQKSDIGKITIKDFNYVKQSGESVADTFRTKKPSKGDATIRFPAGEKSVERYNIPLIDEEGTVYNVLTVYNDVTNQKHAIDEIIQVALAAEKGDLTVRTHQDQYTGDYFEIAKGINQVLDTLVTPFEVFGKKVGEISAATEELAASAKEVSNGTHVLAESSNIVGHNAEQGEDGVKQILNAMDDLNRTVSDIAVRSESVARLATDADEKSQLGVELAKKAEEVMVGISKNSGQVDLIVQDIKSQMDQIGKIVNVITDIANQTNLLALNAAIEAARAGEAGRGFAVVAAEVKSLAQDSRRSAENIADMIRSLQDKSVQAALAVSEAGAIVKEGDAALAETLNAFRIIAESVGDISTNVTGVAATSEEQAASVEEITASISELANLLQETTRQAVDSAAATEEASSSIAQIEKVITEVSTNIEQVARELARFQV is encoded by the coding sequence ATGACTGAATCAATAAGTGATACCGGGCAGAGAGGTGAGATGGAGAGGATGAAGCAGGAGATTGAGGAACTCAGGTCTCATCAGAGAGAGTCTGATTTTATCTTCACGCAGAATCCAAATCCGATCCTCATTTGGAGCAGGGATCTGAAAGTCGTTGGTGTGAACGATGCCTTCATCAAGGCTACCGGATGGAGCAGGGAGAAGAGCATGTCTGCTACCCTGCACGACTTTGTATATCTTGACAAAAAGGGGGAGGGACTTGCAGAGACCGTAAAAGACAGAACACCAAAGGTCGGCGAGGCAACCTTCCAGTTTCCTTCAGGGATCGTCACCTGGGTCAGGCATACAATACCTATCCTTGACAACACGGGTGATATTGATAAGATACTCTCGGTGTATAATGACATCACCGAGATCAAAAAACTCCAGCAGCAGGCTGATTCAATAATTGATCAGAACCCGCTTCCGATCCTCCATTTCAATCCCTCATTTGAGATCCAACAGGCAAATATCGCATTTTGTGAACTCTCCGGATACTCCAAAGAGCAGTTACTCAGTATGAAAGTATCTGATATGAAGATCCTCAGCATGGTTGGGCAGGGATCCAAGGCTGCAATACAGGAGAAGAAGAGATGTAAATGCGAACTGGTAATGGATTTCCCAAGCGGCAGAAAAGAGATGGTCGGAAACACGATACCCCTCATTGATGAGAGAGGGAACGTGACATCCGCCTTTGGTGTCTACATTGATGTAACAGAGGAGCACAGACAGGCACACGAGAACCTGATCCTGCAACGCCGGTCTGCATCTATCATAGATGATAATCCATTCCCATTCATCCTCTGGAACCCTGAACTGAAGGTAGTGGAGATGAATCCGGCTGCATTCCATCTGATGGGTTTTCAGAAGAGCGATATCGGAAAGATCACGATAAAGGACTTCAACTACGTGAAGCAGTCGGGGGAGAGCGTCGCAGACACCTTCAGAACAAAAAAGCCGAGCAAAGGCGATGCCACCATCCGGTTCCCTGCAGGTGAGAAGAGTGTTGAGCGGTACAACATTCCTCTCATTGATGAGGAGGGCACGGTATACAACGTTCTGACCGTATATAACGATGTTACAAACCAGAAACATGCGATCGACGAGATAATCCAGGTTGCCCTCGCTGCCGAAAAGGGAGATCTCACAGTCAGAACCCACCAGGATCAGTATACCGGTGACTACTTTGAGATAGCCAAAGGTATCAACCAGGTGCTCGATACCCTTGTCACACCGTTCGAGGTCTTTGGCAAAAAGGTCGGCGAGATATCTGCCGCAACAGAAGAACTTGCGGCAAGTGCAAAGGAGGTCTCAAATGGAACACATGTCCTTGCTGAGAGCTCGAATATCGTTGGGCATAACGCAGAGCAGGGTGAGGACGGGGTAAAGCAGATCCTGAACGCCATGGATGATCTGAACAGGACGGTATCAGACATTGCTGTGCGGAGCGAGTCGGTTGCGAGACTTGCAACCGATGCCGATGAGAAGAGCCAGCTCGGAGTTGAACTGGCAAAGAAGGCTGAGGAGGTGATGGTAGGGATATCAAAGAACTCAGGCCAGGTTGATCTGATCGTTCAGGACATCAAGTCACAGATGGACCAGATCGGCAAGATCGTGAATGTCATCACCGATATCGCGAACCAGACAAACCTCCTTGCCCTCAATGCAGCAATCGAGGCTGCACGTGCAGGTGAGGCAGGACGAGGATTTGCTGTAGTTGCAGCAGAGGTCAAGTCACTGGCCCAGGACTCACGGAGATCAGCAGAGAATATCGCGGACATGATCAGATCCCTGCAGGACAAGTCAGTTCAGGCCGCCCTGGCAGTTTCAGAGGCCGGAGCCATTGTCAAGGAAGGAGATGCAGCTCTCGCAGAGACGCTGAACGCATTCAGGATCATCGCCGAGTCGGTAGGGGACATCTCGACAAATGTAACCGGGGTAGCCGCAACTTCAGAGGAACAGGCTGCGTCGGTCGAGGAGATCACCGCCAGCATCAGCGAACTTGCAAACCTGCTCCAGGAGACGACCAGGCAGGCGGTAGACTCTGCAGCAGCAACCGAGGAGGCATCATCATCCATCGCCCAGATAGAAAAGGTAATAACAGAAGTGTCAACCAATATCGAACAGGTAGCCAGGGAATTAGCACGGTTTCAGGTCTAA